The following coding sequences lie in one Lolium perenne isolate Kyuss_39 chromosome 2, Kyuss_2.0, whole genome shotgun sequence genomic window:
- the LOC127337088 gene encoding uncharacterized protein, with product MPSSDKQLAFSVIASSPELLNKGKNVINMSQGSSLLPKDKSHAEDSVKVVGTKRLHTDAPSSPVYHNVYVRRKVESEHSKVSSSQELKGNGRDKTKKQEDQKNMESEHSKCNSSQELKGEGIEKTKEQKEQQNMETEHSKMDSSQELKDNGSERTREHEERRVQQDQASKPEMLPLTAESGIEELEVQQTVQNDQVNNPEVAPLIAESGIKEEGRQKVQHDHVNQPEVAPEVPPLISESGIKEKDGWQKVQHDQANQPEVAPPSFESEIEEEEQQTVQHDQVNKPEVAPTIAESGIKKEVKVLHDQVKMPQATPSVADSGGLLLSEMASPVAESVGLVPSESPEKANVESIPKKNETNVASANEPPATPGSAVQGDIHSSNNQNLYWSERYNRLQTYLENCDRSSQEGYMRMLRPLSATGRSMHAIELEKRAIHLLVEEGKELHRMKALNVLGKSPPNASAKQR from the exons ATGCCATCTAGTGACAAGCAATTAGCATTCTCAGTGATAGCATCATCACCTGAGCTGCTAAACAAAGGTAAAAACGTCATAAATATGTCTCAAGGCAGTTCTCTGCTGCCAAAGGATAAAAGTCACGCTGAAGATTCAGTAAAGGTTGTGGGCACAAAACGGCTGCATACTGATGCTCCTTCAAGCCCTGTTTATCATAATGTTTATGTAAGGCGAAAAGTGGAGTCTGAACATAGTAAAGTTAGCTCCTCTCAGGAGTTGAAGGGTAATGGAAGAGACAAAACAAAAAAGCAGGAGGACCAGAAAAATATGGAAAGTGAACATAGTAAATGTAACTCTTCTCAAGAGTTGAAGGGTGAAGGAATAGAGAAAACAAAAGAGCAGAAGGAACAGCAAAATATGGAAACTGAACATAGTAAAATGGACTCTTCTCAAGAGCTGAAGGATAATGGAAGTGAGAGAACGCGAGAGCATGAAGAACGGCGGGTGCAACAGGATCAGGCCAGTAAGCCAGAAATGCTGCCCCTTACTGCTGAATCTGGAATAGAAGAGCTGGAGGTACAGCAAACGGTGCAAAATGACCAGGTCAATAATCCGGAAGTGGCACCTTTAATTGCTGAATCTGGAATAAAAGAGGAGGGACGACAAAAGGTTCAACATGATCATGTCAATCAGCCAGAAGTGGCACCAGAAGTGCCACCTTTAATATCTGAATCTGGAATAAAAGAGAAGGATGGGTGGCAAAAGGTGCAACATGATCAGGCCAATCAGCCAGAAGTAGCACCTCCTAGTTTTGAATCTGAaatagaagaggaggaacagcaaACGGTGCAACATGATCAGGTCAATAAGCCAGAAGTGGCACCTACTATTGCTGAATCTGGAATAAAAAAGGAGGTAAAGGTGCTTCATGATCAGGTCAAAATGCCACAAGCGACACCTTCTGTTGCTGATTCTGGAGGTTTATTGTTATCTGAAATGGCATCTCCCGTTGCCGAATCTGTAGGGCTAGTGCCATCTGAATCTCCTGAAAAAGCAAATGTGGAATCCATACCAAAGAAAAATGAAACTAATGTTGCTTCAGCTAATGAGCCACCGGCTACTCCTGGTAGTGCTGTTCAAGGTGATATCCATAGCTCGAACAACCAAAATCTGTACTGGAGCGAGAGATATAATCGATTGCAGACATACTTGGAGAACTGCGATCGGTCATCCCAGGAGGGTTACATGCGAA TGCTTAGGCCGCTCTCAGCGACTGGTCGAAGCATGCATGCAATTGAGCTGGAGAAAAGGGCAATACACCTCCTAGTTGAGGAAG